In Accipiter gentilis chromosome 21, bAccGen1.1, whole genome shotgun sequence, one DNA window encodes the following:
- the DCBLD2 gene encoding discoidin, CUB and LCCL domain-containing protein 2, producing MVSPGPPLPAGTRQAAPALRLSLLLLLLLLLPLLPLPPGTRAQKGDGCGHTVLGPESGTLASINYPQTSPNSTVCEWEIRVKPGQRVQLKFGDFDIDDSDSCHSSYLRVHNGIGPTRTEIGKYCGFGFQMDGLITSKSNEVTVQFMSGTHTSGRGFLAAYSTTDKSDLITCLDNASHFSEPEFNKYCPAGCVIPFADISGTIPHGYRDSSSLCMAGVHAGVVSNTLGGQINVVISKGIPYYEGSLANNVTSKVGPLSTSLFTFKTSGCYGTLGMESGVIPDSQITASSILEWSDQTGQVNIWKPENARLKRVGPPWAAFISDEHQWLQIDLNKEKRITGIITTGSTLAEYYYYVSAYRILYSDDAQKWTAYREPGMDKDKIFQGNTELYQEVRNNFIPPIIARFFRINPLKWHQKIAVKVELLGCQFSMGRAPKITMPPPPPQNKNDDKNDFSDDFIHSVKTSLQTDKTTFTPEIKNTTVTPSVTKDVALAAVLVPVLVMVFTTLILILVCAWHWRNRKKKTEGTYDLPYWDRAGWWKGMKQFLPTKSAEHEETPVRYSNSEISHLRPREVPTMLQTESAEYAQPLVGGIVGTLHQRSTFKPEEGKEASYADLDPYNSPIQEVYHAYAEPLPITGPEYATPIIMDMSSHPSTPLAIPSISTFKAAGNQAPPLVGTYNKLLSRTDSTSSAQALYDTPKGQLGPGATDELVYQVPQSVAHSTGSKDELS from the exons GTGATGGATGTGGACACACTGTTCTGGGCCCTGAAAGTGGAACGCTTGCTTCGATAAACTACCCACAGACCTCTCCCAATAGCACAGTTTGTGAATGGGAAATTCGTGTAAAGCCTGGGCAGCGAGTTCAGCTCAAATTTGGCGATTTTGATATTGATGACTCAGATTCTTGTCATTCGAGTTATTTAAGAGTTCACAATGGGATTGGTCCCACCAGGACAGAGATAG GAAAATACTGTGGGTTTGGCTTTCAAATGGATGGTTTAATTACTTCAAAAAGTAATGAAGTCACAGTACAGTTCATGAGTGGAACACACACTTCTGGACGTGGATTTCTTGCAGCTTATTCAACCACTGACAAATCGG accTAATTACCTGTTTAGACAATGCAAGTCACTTTTCCGAACCAGAATTCAA TAAGTATTGTCCAGCTGGATGTGTGATTCCTTTTGCTGATATTTCAGGGACTATTCCCCATGGATACAGAGAC TCATCATCACTTTGTATGGCTGGTGTTCACGCAGGCGTTGTGTCAAATACTCTGGGTGGCCAAATTAATGTTGTAATCAGCAAGGGCATTCCGTACTATGAAGGCTCCCTGGCTAACAATGTCACCTCAAAAGT GGGACCGTTATCTACAAGTCTCTTCACATTTAAGACGAGTG GTTGCTATGGGACACTGGGGATGGAATCTGGGGTAATCCCTGATTCCCAGATCACGGCATCATCTATTCTTGAGTGGTCTGACCAAACAGGACAAGTGAACATTTGGAAACCTGAAAATGCCAGACTAAAAAGGGTTGGTCCTCCTTGGGCTGCTTTTATCAGTGACGAACATCAGTGGTTGCAGATTGACTtgaataaagaaaagagaataacag GTATTATAACTACTGGATCAACCTTAGCAGAGTACTACTACTATGTCTCAGCCTACAGAATTTTATACAGTGATGATGCACAGAAATGGACAGCATACAGAGAACCCGGCATGGATAAAGATAAG atATTTCAAGGGAACACTGAATTGTACCAGGAAGTTCGCAATAATTTCATTCCACCTATTATTGCACGCTTTTTTAGGATTAATCCCTTAAAATGGCACCAGAAAATTGCAGTGAAAGTAGAATTGCTAGGATGTCAGTTTAGTATGG GCCGTGCTCCTAAAATCACTatgccgccaccaccacctcaGAACAAGAATGATGACAAGAATGACTTCAGTGATGACTTCATTCATTCAGTGAAGACTTCATTGCAGACAGATAAAACAACTTTCACACCTGAAATAAAAAACACCACAGTGACTCCAAGTGTAACCAAAG ATGTGGCATTGGCAGCAGTTCTGGTTCCAGTGCTGGTGATGGTCTTCACTACTCTGATTCTTATCTTAGTTTGTGCGTGGCATTGGAGAAACCG caagaaaaaaactgaGGGCACTTACGATCTACCTTACTGGGATCGTGCAG GATGGTGGAAAGGAATGAAGCAGTTTCTCCCGACCAAATCAGCAGAACATGAAGAAACTCCTGTACGCTACAGCAACAGTGAAATTAGTCACCTAAGACCAAGAGAAGTCCCAACAATGCTGCAAACAGAGTCTGCAG AGTATGCTCAGCCACTGGTAGGGGGAATTGTTGGCACGCTTCATCAGAGATCAACCTTTAAaccagaggaaggaaaagaagcaagTTATGCTGATTTGGACCCTTACAATTCACCCATACAAGAAGTTTACCACGCTTATGCTGAACCGCTACCTATAACTGGACCAGAATATGCAACTCCAATAATCATGGACATGTCCAGCCATCCCAGCACACCTCTTGCCATTCCTTCCATTTCCACCTTCAAAGCTGCAGGGAATCAAGCTCCTCCACTGGTGGGAACTTACAATAAACTCTTATCTAGGACAGACAGCACATCATCAGCACAGGCGCTGTACGATACACCAAAGGGGCAACTGGGGCCAGGTGCCACAGACGAATTGGTGTACCAGGTACCACAGAGCGTGGCCCATTCCACTGGGAGTAAGGATGAACTAAGTTAG